DNA sequence from the Thermococcus gammatolerans EJ3 genome:
AACACGAGGCACGTCAAGCGGATCGATGCCGGCGAGGAGAACATCGAGAACCTCTCTCTCGAGGGGTTCAAGCTCGGGGCGTTTCAGTTCCCTTTCGAGTTCCGGAAACTCCCGGGAAAGCTCCGCAAGGTAACCCCAGCTCAACGGGGAAAACCGCTGAAGATAGCGCAGTATGAAGAGCCTGATCCTCCTCTCCCCGATTTTAAGGTCAAAGCTCTCCACACCCGAGGGAGAGTAGACCTTAAACCTCCACAGGGTGTCCTCAAGAACCTCAGCCTCGCTTACCGAAGAAAGGCTCATCAGCCTCTCCCTCTCATTTTCAACTACCAAAAGCCGCCCAGGCCCGATCAGGCGGAGGTGCACAACGCTCCAGGGTTCTCCGGCTCTCCTCATAAGAACTGGGACTCCGTTCAAAAGCTCAACGAAGATCCCGTGGATGAAGGCCTCAAACTTTCTCCTGTCGTAGATCAGGGGGTTGTTCCCAACGCTCAGTATGAGAACCCGATCGCCCGAGAAACGAAGGGTGAAGTTCGGCTCATCGCACGGAAACGGAGGAAGGAACCCGAGATCCTCAAGCAGGGAGAACGAAAAGAAGTCCTCACCAGCTTTTTCATCAACAAACCGCATGGAGAGGCCGCTGTGGCTCAGAGTGACTATAACCTCCCTAGTTTGAGTCCTCTTGCCACTCCAAACCACCTCTGCCCGGGCCCTTAACTCAGCGGGCATACTCAACCCCCCTGGACCGCCTACCAGTCCTCTTAAAGGGCTCGGGATATCGGGCCAGCATCTCAAAGAAGTCCGCAGAAGGAATTATGTAAACCTCAAGACAGCCCCCGTGTTCATCGTAAACAAGCCCCACAAACACGGGGAGCTTCTTTCCCCCACCGAGAAAGTTCAGAACCCTCTCAAGCTGATCAACTGTTTTTATGGAAAAGGGAACGCTGGGGAGGAGTTCGTAACCCAGGGAGTTCGAAAGCCTGCTGGCAAATTGGCCGGCTATGACGTTACCCAGTTCCCTGAGAAGGGACTCCATAAGCTCCCTAATGTTGTAAGTCTCGAGAATCCCCGTCTTTTTCAGTTTTAGAAGGCGACTCACGATGGTGGAAGAGTTCTCAAAATCGAAGGCCATTATTAGCTCCGGGCTATCGCCTATGGCAAAGCCCACGAAGTTCACGCCCTCCAAGAGGCCCCCAATAACCAAGTCGGAGGACGAGATCACCCGAAACTCCGAGAGTTCCATCTTGCCAGTTGGGTCGATTTTGGCGAGCGACTCCCTTAGGGCTCTCTCAAGCAGTCGTCCC
Encoded proteins:
- a CDS encoding chemotaxis protein CheC encodes the protein MKNVRLVGRLLERALRESLAKIDPTGKMELSEFRVISSSDLVIGGLLEGVNFVGFAIGDSPELIMAFDFENSSTIVSRLLKLKKTGILETYNIRELMESLLRELGNVIAGQFASRLSNSLGYELLPSVPFSIKTVDQLERVLNFLGGGKKLPVFVGLVYDEHGGCLEVYIIPSADFFEMLARYPEPFKRTGRRSRGVEYAR